The proteins below come from a single Pseudarthrobacter sp. SSS035 genomic window:
- a CDS encoding helix-turn-helix transcriptional regulator codes for MKAAERGVWKSTELRRRLAEAGLEISAGKMSALWTGAPTSIRLDDLDVICHVLDCEPNELLIREPDAVAARRPVKENTAAAGGQAITPRLGRNRSLPPA; via the coding sequence ATGAAAGCTGCCGAACGAGGCGTCTGGAAATCGACCGAGCTGCGTCGACGGTTGGCCGAAGCCGGACTCGAAATCAGCGCCGGGAAGATGTCGGCCCTGTGGACCGGCGCCCCGACGTCCATCCGCCTGGACGACCTCGACGTCATCTGCCATGTCCTGGACTGCGAGCCAAACGAACTACTCATCCGGGAACCCGACGCGGTAGCTGCCCGCCGCCCTGTCAAGGAGAACACCGCCGCGGCCGGCGGCCAGGCCATCACTCCCAGACTTGGCCGGAACCGCAGCCTTCCGCCCGCGTGA
- a CDS encoding YhcG family protein, with amino-acid sequence MTDARDLALPAGYTDLLGELKNRVRAARTQALRTVNTQLVELYWSIGNSVRVQQEKQGWGSQVIKRLSADLRAEFPDMKGLSARNIQYMTTFAGTWAEGPIAQQPAAQLPWGHIMVLIDKKLDPAATYSYAAAAVEYGWSRNVLLNMIMNKTLERTGAAPSNFAQQLAAQDSELAQQVAKDPYNFEFLGLSGEIAERDLENALTSRITETLRELGPGFSFVGRQVHFDVDGDDFYVDMLFFNIEQSRYVVIELKTGKFQPEYAGKLNFYVALVDDMLRRDHHNETIGILICGTKNDRSVRYSLGRSTSPMAVAAYTYDKLPPAEQRALPNEGHLVTALEWAEPGPDNEESR; translated from the coding sequence ATGACTGACGCCCGTGACCTCGCCCTCCCCGCCGGCTACACCGACCTCCTCGGCGAGCTCAAGAACCGCGTCCGTGCCGCCCGCACCCAGGCGCTGCGGACCGTCAACACCCAGCTCGTTGAGCTGTACTGGTCCATCGGAAATTCCGTCCGTGTACAGCAGGAGAAACAGGGGTGGGGGAGTCAGGTCATCAAACGTCTGTCCGCAGACCTCCGCGCAGAGTTCCCAGACATGAAGGGGCTCTCAGCCCGCAACATCCAATACATGACGACATTCGCCGGAACCTGGGCCGAGGGGCCAATTGCGCAGCAGCCTGCTGCGCAATTGCCTTGGGGACACATCATGGTCCTCATCGACAAAAAACTTGATCCCGCCGCCACCTACTCCTACGCGGCAGCCGCCGTCGAGTATGGATGGTCCCGGAACGTGCTGCTCAACATGATCATGAACAAGACCCTGGAACGCACAGGGGCTGCACCATCCAACTTTGCGCAGCAGCTTGCTGCGCAAGATTCCGAACTCGCCCAGCAGGTAGCCAAAGATCCCTACAACTTTGAATTCCTCGGCCTATCCGGCGAAATCGCCGAACGCGATCTCGAAAACGCCCTGACCAGCAGGATCACTGAGACACTCCGCGAGCTGGGCCCCGGGTTCTCCTTCGTCGGCCGCCAAGTTCATTTTGACGTCGACGGGGACGACTTCTATGTGGATATGCTCTTCTTCAACATTGAGCAGTCTCGCTACGTTGTCATCGAACTGAAAACTGGCAAATTTCAGCCCGAATACGCCGGAAAACTCAACTTCTACGTCGCTCTGGTTGACGACATGCTCCGGCGCGACCACCACAACGAAACCATCGGCATCCTCATCTGCGGCACAAAGAACGACCGCAGCGTCCGGTACAGCCTCGGCCGCTCCACCTCACCGATGGCCGTCGCGGCCTACACCTACGACAAACTCCCACCAGCTGAACAGCGAGCACTGCCAAACGAAGGACACCTCGTGACGGCCCTGGAATGGGCCGAACCCGGCCCTGACAACGAAGAAAGTCGTTGA
- a CDS encoding DNA-binding protein → MTSSVKDRVFAAAEQISAERRPTVSTVRAAASVSNADATRYLKEWSEEKLAAGGQVAATPPALLEQASRLAAACWAEASTQAAERHTAVEAVWAQERKDKDLEIAELVADLDKAAAEREAATADFQARVTALESKAQALGQQLAALGAELEASRAAERAAAGAAAEAEKKLASAEARSTTLEKVHNALLQRVAPETKAPGA, encoded by the coding sequence ATGACGTCGAGTGTGAAAGACCGCGTGTTTGCCGCCGCCGAGCAGATCAGCGCCGAGCGCCGCCCGACCGTCTCCACGGTCCGTGCCGCAGCCAGCGTCAGCAACGCGGACGCCACCCGCTACCTGAAGGAATGGTCGGAGGAGAAGCTCGCCGCCGGCGGACAGGTCGCCGCGACACCGCCGGCCCTGCTCGAACAAGCGAGCCGGCTCGCCGCTGCCTGCTGGGCCGAGGCCTCCACCCAGGCGGCCGAACGGCACACCGCCGTCGAAGCGGTTTGGGCGCAGGAACGCAAAGACAAAGACCTGGAAATCGCCGAGCTCGTGGCGGACCTGGACAAGGCAGCCGCAGAGAGAGAAGCCGCGACCGCCGACTTTCAGGCCCGCGTCACCGCCTTGGAGTCCAAGGCGCAGGCGCTGGGGCAGCAGCTGGCCGCCCTGGGTGCCGAACTGGAGGCCTCACGCGCAGCAGAACGCGCTGCCGCCGGGGCGGCAGCGGAGGCGGAGAAGAAGCTCGCTAGCGCCGAGGCACGCAGCACCACCCTGGAGAAGGTACACAACGCCTTGCTGCAGCGCGTCGCCCCCGAGACGAAGGCCCCCGGTGCCTAA
- a CDS encoding chemotaxis protein — protein MFILIFLAAFAAVALVGWIIYALTHPVLAGQGILIFLCKAAGVIALLSALGFWIGQGFAQAIPGFLFMAGFFFAANKLELRWRSW, from the coding sequence ATGTTCATCTTGATCTTTCTGGCAGCTTTCGCAGCTGTGGCCCTGGTGGGCTGGATCATCTACGCGCTCACCCATCCGGTCCTGGCCGGGCAGGGCATCCTGATTTTTCTGTGCAAGGCAGCCGGCGTGATCGCCCTGCTGTCAGCGCTCGGTTTCTGGATCGGCCAGGGCTTCGCCCAGGCCATCCCCGGATTCCTGTTCATGGCAGGATTCTTCTTTGCAGCCAACAAGCTCGAACTGCGCTGGCGCAGCTGGTGA
- a CDS encoding ATP-binding protein, whose amino-acid sequence MSRLDAETKRKLREMNAGELLEAIDTQDERLSISLPFEDRVRLVVDDAYSSFTHSKVAGLIRRAGLRYPNADLRRIDLLDERGLDRQLLTQLGTCSFVGRQQNVVLQGFTGSGKSYLGCAVAKRACEHRIRAHYVRMPDLEEEWVAAQDRPGGSGKFLRKYAAFTLLVIDEWLLDRPTEPMRGMLLELMERRYGETSTVFCTQYLQKDWHQRLGSGVHADAIMDRIIHNTIWVETGNYNMREHAALVSA is encoded by the coding sequence ATGAGCCGCCTGGATGCGGAGACCAAACGCAAGCTGCGCGAGATGAACGCGGGCGAGTTGCTGGAGGCCATCGATACCCAAGACGAGAGGCTGAGTATCAGCTTGCCGTTCGAGGATCGTGTCCGGCTGGTCGTCGATGACGCCTATTCGTCGTTTACGCATTCCAAGGTGGCCGGCTTGATCCGGCGGGCAGGACTGCGTTATCCGAACGCGGATTTGCGTCGCATCGATCTTCTCGACGAGCGCGGTCTTGACCGGCAGCTGCTGACCCAGCTGGGCACCTGCTCGTTCGTGGGCAGGCAGCAGAACGTCGTCTTGCAGGGGTTCACTGGGTCGGGGAAGTCGTATCTGGGATGCGCGGTCGCCAAACGCGCCTGCGAGCACCGAATCCGCGCACATTACGTCCGTATGCCAGACCTCGAGGAAGAATGGGTCGCCGCGCAAGACAGGCCCGGCGGTTCCGGTAAATTCCTGCGAAAGTATGCGGCATTCACGCTGCTGGTCATCGACGAGTGGCTCCTGGATCGACCCACGGAACCGATGCGAGGCATGCTGCTGGAACTGATGGAGCGCCGCTACGGCGAGACCTCAACAGTGTTCTGCACTCAGTATTTGCAGAAGGACTGGCACCAGCGGCTCGGCTCCGGCGTCCATGCGGACGCGATCATGGACCGGATCATCCACAACACGATCTGGGTCGAGACCGGCAACTACAACATGCGCGAACACGCAGCACTCGTGAGCGCCTAA
- a CDS encoding helix-turn-helix domain-containing protein, giving the protein MPKGSKDIEAMPAPEPQKPRFAHLLTLSQVKDILNVGMPTIYALLSSGELRGLQLGGRRMWRVSEDDLADYLERCYQETQERIAAGNVEVPTGQDDG; this is encoded by the coding sequence ATGCCGAAAGGTAGTAAGGACATCGAAGCGATGCCAGCGCCGGAACCGCAAAAACCAAGGTTCGCGCACCTGCTGACTCTGTCCCAGGTCAAGGACATCCTGAACGTGGGCATGCCAACGATCTACGCCCTGCTCTCGTCGGGGGAGCTGCGCGGCCTGCAGCTCGGCGGCCGCCGCATGTGGCGCGTCAGCGAAGACGACCTCGCGGACTACCTGGAACGCTGCTATCAGGAGACGCAGGAGCGCATCGCCGCCGGCAATGTGGAAGTACCCACGGGACAGGACGACGGCTAA
- a CDS encoding tyrosine-type recombinase/integrase — protein MVKLAVVRPAATRRSLSPQELDDLEQEFVDQFALAAAASGITDDHIAQERSVIFAFLHFLGNYVWTARPEDVDGFLNRERKVRGLANSTVHGKAGTLARFFDFLTSRYQGEIHKLTGHVVTQPVDEFNRPAKADYGGMIRVPPSGNEVEALFSGWREALPDSRKYLPAARDYLAASLWRRVGLRISETVMLDIRDWRPDLGERGKLHVRFGKGSRGRGPKTRMVSAINGVDSLLNWWLSDVRHQFGDDWVDPDAPLLPSERRDAELGRNGRAGDDALRSGFARAVNLWLPDWSGRLTPHGMRHFCASSMYERGMDLKAIQDLLGHEWLSTTTRYIHVHDNHVEAAWAVANDRVALRWGTGKR, from the coding sequence GTGGTTAAGCTGGCGGTTGTTCGCCCGGCCGCGACCAGGCGTTCCTTGTCGCCGCAGGAGTTGGACGATCTCGAGCAGGAGTTCGTGGACCAGTTCGCGCTGGCAGCGGCGGCTTCGGGCATCACGGACGACCATATCGCGCAGGAACGCTCTGTGATCTTTGCGTTCCTGCATTTCCTCGGCAACTACGTGTGGACTGCTCGGCCGGAGGACGTCGACGGGTTCCTGAACCGGGAGCGGAAAGTACGGGGACTTGCCAACAGCACCGTGCATGGCAAAGCCGGTACCCTCGCGCGCTTCTTCGATTTCCTGACGAGCCGCTACCAAGGTGAAATCCATAAGCTCACCGGTCATGTGGTGACTCAACCTGTTGACGAATTCAATCGGCCTGCGAAGGCGGACTACGGCGGCATGATCCGGGTCCCTCCCTCCGGAAACGAGGTTGAGGCGTTGTTCTCAGGCTGGCGTGAAGCGTTGCCCGATTCACGCAAGTACCTGCCAGCGGCCAGGGACTATCTCGCTGCGTCGCTGTGGCGCCGGGTTGGGCTGAGGATCAGCGAAACGGTCATGCTTGATATCCGCGATTGGCGGCCGGATCTGGGCGAGCGGGGCAAGCTGCATGTTCGTTTTGGGAAAGGCAGCAGGGGTCGCGGGCCGAAGACGAGGATGGTGTCGGCGATCAACGGCGTCGACAGTTTGCTGAACTGGTGGCTCTCCGACGTGCGTCATCAATTCGGCGACGATTGGGTGGATCCCGATGCGCCACTGTTGCCGAGCGAGCGGCGGGATGCTGAGCTCGGGCGCAACGGCCGGGCCGGGGATGACGCGCTGAGGTCCGGTTTCGCCAGGGCGGTGAACCTGTGGCTGCCGGATTGGTCCGGCCGGCTTACGCCCCATGGGATGCGCCATTTCTGTGCCTCGTCGATGTATGAGCGTGGAATGGACCTGAAGGCCATCCAGGATCTGCTCGGGCATGAATGGCTTTCTACCACCACCCGCTATATTCACGTCCACGACAATCATGTGGAAGCCGCATGGGCCGTGGCGAACGATCGCGTCGCATTGCGATGGGGAACCGGAAAGAGGTGA
- the mobF gene encoding MobF family relaxase: MMTVHKLSAGDGYTYYTREVASGDELRTKDRALGDYYTVDGNPPGQWGGGGAALLGVTGEVTEDQMAALFGEGLHPDAAAMLAADPSAKVALGQRYRKPTQKDNELQARINTATGDYQRMNHREPDADNRRLIRTKEGAQYFRELNGRNPSDKEELGRFITAQTKPASQTVAGYDLVFAPAKSVSLLWAVGGADARKQIEAAHHEAIEETMAFLEKEATFTRRGRNGVRQEDVEGGLVYTTFRHYDSRSGDPQLHDHVVVSNKVMGADGKWSSLDGRLLYQFNVAASEHYNRTVMEKVCTRLGVGMTERKVSGDRPVIEIAGVNLAAIEAGSSRSGDIKPVLDKLVQQFTEDHGYGPNTKAMIALAQRATLDTRPEKKAARRLSDLVTEWTEEFSQVPGMVVGPAAIAKAQAHRHDARDAAEREGKQLVTHADEVDPAIEAAGVIRTLERSRGVWGEHHIDAETRRRLGSKFGELPIPKNLIEQVKARAIDQFSLRITATNPASEIEALRLRNGASRYGKVHSTLYTSSGVLHSEDRLLTAAQRTVIPAATRDAFELALATQDKEFDAGQLRMAGEFACSDKLLVVGVGPAGAGKTTALKLAADTVRVAGGKVIGLAPTAAAAAVMGKELGANATTIDSFVLGHKTHNPNRVALAPGDVIFLDEAGMVGTELFAAVVTVAEQHGAVVRALGDDNQLSAVGSGGALRYLKNTVGAVHLEDLHRFRNADGTPNHAEAAATLALREPPAVGEDDPWAFYRQNRRVVGGDTETMTSHVYTAWEKDTAAGKHSVMMAFDNTTVTELNARAQAYRLGTGALADGPAATLRDGLAARAGDVIVTRQNNRRLALNRGKDFVKNNDVWTVTEIHADGSLTAKHQGHAGTITLPAQYVRENTMLGYAATIHRTQGLTCDTTHALIGSGLSRSLAYVAASRGRESNHLYGVVQEGETLADVLRSVAGNHDGNLTAHEQIDAARAAARALPDMVNVYKDIDDQANELRMANTARQILGEGAAEPFIGSDAWGAIATHLRKAENEGFNVPNLLTDAARDPLEESQDAGAVLAWRVEDKLDYWRTRAEAPVRRPLEAVSDEALERLQRRATGEMMRAQANAGQNSAGPAADRRSLARNWLAETKETPWQSRLHGHVGDDDLEARITRAKEQLRTDDTINDPSAAAKARWLAGSLQKEKALRELMPEPVRADEAYERGAVTNYTRDENTPRVRAADQILRRIEAEQMLRRRLPEHAATVTAADGLPAWMAPADVITHKDTPALWRKELEGRREVMAQEVNRLGSRLAAAPPAWAEALGPVPSDTAKQQQWRDLAVEVKTFRDTYRIPETETTVLPAEYTEKGTGGELRARVTAMHKYSAQTSKEPLSVDDAKLMADAAEVQATVATEPTPAERVVDVLREERSQDVTLTPEQERDEHVAATARKVRENLDGRQGAPAPEHAPEAVNEALKDIAARREEERSTGEVAGGEAKKSWQERLAAAQQKQPAATNDFAEKLAQIRKAQEDHVAEEAKRKAARRGPTTGPEQGRRGPSL, encoded by the coding sequence ATGATGACCGTGCACAAGCTCAGTGCCGGCGACGGATATACGTACTACACCCGTGAAGTCGCCAGTGGTGATGAGCTGCGCACGAAGGACCGTGCACTGGGGGACTACTACACCGTGGACGGCAACCCGCCGGGCCAATGGGGCGGCGGCGGCGCCGCACTCCTGGGCGTCACCGGCGAAGTCACTGAGGACCAGATGGCGGCCCTGTTCGGTGAAGGTCTGCACCCTGACGCCGCTGCAATGCTGGCAGCTGACCCGTCCGCGAAGGTCGCCCTGGGCCAGCGGTACCGCAAGCCAACGCAGAAGGACAACGAGCTCCAGGCACGGATCAACACCGCGACCGGTGACTACCAGCGGATGAACCACCGGGAACCTGACGCGGATAACCGGCGCCTGATCCGCACCAAGGAAGGCGCCCAATACTTCCGCGAGCTCAACGGCCGCAACCCTTCCGATAAGGAAGAACTGGGCAGGTTCATCACCGCCCAGACCAAGCCCGCGTCCCAGACCGTCGCGGGTTATGACCTGGTGTTCGCGCCGGCCAAATCCGTTTCCCTGTTATGGGCTGTCGGCGGGGCGGACGCACGCAAGCAGATCGAAGCCGCCCACCACGAAGCCATCGAAGAGACGATGGCCTTCCTCGAAAAGGAAGCCACGTTCACCCGGCGCGGGCGCAACGGCGTCCGCCAGGAAGACGTGGAAGGCGGACTCGTCTACACCACCTTCCGGCACTACGACTCCCGCAGCGGGGACCCTCAGCTGCACGATCACGTCGTGGTCTCGAACAAGGTCATGGGCGCTGACGGGAAGTGGTCAAGCCTCGACGGACGCCTGTTGTACCAGTTCAACGTCGCCGCGTCCGAGCACTACAACCGGACCGTCATGGAGAAGGTCTGCACCCGCCTGGGCGTTGGAATGACCGAACGCAAAGTCTCCGGGGACCGGCCCGTGATCGAGATCGCCGGGGTGAACCTCGCCGCCATTGAAGCCGGTTCCTCCCGCTCCGGGGATATAAAACCGGTCCTGGATAAGCTGGTGCAGCAGTTCACCGAGGACCACGGTTATGGCCCCAACACCAAGGCGATGATCGCCCTCGCGCAGCGGGCCACCCTCGACACGAGGCCCGAGAAGAAGGCCGCCCGCAGGCTCTCTGACCTGGTGACCGAGTGGACCGAAGAGTTCTCCCAGGTCCCCGGCATGGTCGTCGGCCCCGCCGCGATCGCCAAGGCCCAGGCGCACCGGCACGACGCGCGCGACGCCGCCGAGCGCGAAGGTAAACAGCTCGTGACCCACGCCGATGAGGTAGACCCGGCCATCGAAGCCGCCGGTGTCATCCGTACCCTGGAGCGCAGCCGCGGCGTGTGGGGAGAGCACCACATCGACGCCGAAACGCGCCGCCGCCTGGGGTCCAAGTTCGGTGAACTGCCCATCCCCAAGAACCTCATCGAACAGGTCAAGGCCCGCGCCATCGACCAGTTCTCCCTCCGTATCACCGCGACCAACCCGGCCTCAGAAATTGAGGCCCTGCGGCTGCGGAACGGTGCCAGCCGGTACGGGAAAGTCCACTCCACCCTCTACACCTCCTCCGGTGTCCTGCACAGTGAAGACCGGCTCCTGACAGCCGCCCAGCGCACCGTTATCCCTGCCGCGACCCGGGATGCGTTTGAGCTTGCCTTGGCCACCCAGGACAAAGAATTCGATGCCGGGCAGCTTCGCATGGCCGGTGAGTTCGCGTGCAGTGACAAGCTCCTGGTGGTCGGTGTCGGCCCCGCCGGTGCCGGCAAGACCACGGCCTTGAAGCTCGCCGCTGACACGGTGAGGGTAGCCGGCGGCAAGGTGATCGGCCTTGCCCCCACTGCCGCTGCAGCAGCAGTCATGGGCAAGGAACTGGGAGCCAACGCGACCACCATTGACTCCTTTGTTCTCGGCCATAAGACCCATAACCCCAACAGGGTGGCCCTGGCACCCGGGGACGTGATCTTCCTCGATGAAGCCGGCATGGTCGGCACAGAGCTGTTCGCCGCCGTCGTCACGGTCGCGGAACAGCACGGTGCTGTGGTCCGTGCCCTGGGGGACGATAACCAGCTCTCCGCTGTCGGTTCCGGCGGCGCACTGCGGTACTTGAAGAACACCGTCGGCGCTGTGCACCTGGAGGACCTGCACCGCTTCCGGAACGCTGACGGCACCCCCAACCACGCCGAAGCCGCAGCCACCCTGGCGCTGCGCGAACCTCCCGCCGTTGGCGAAGATGACCCATGGGCCTTCTACCGCCAGAACCGCCGCGTCGTCGGCGGGGACACCGAAACAATGACCTCCCACGTCTACACCGCCTGGGAGAAAGACACCGCCGCCGGTAAGCATTCGGTGATGATGGCCTTCGACAACACCACAGTGACCGAACTCAACGCACGCGCCCAGGCCTACCGGCTCGGCACCGGTGCCCTGGCCGACGGCCCGGCCGCAACGCTGCGGGACGGCCTCGCCGCCCGCGCCGGCGACGTCATCGTCACCCGACAGAACAACCGCCGGCTGGCCCTGAACCGTGGCAAGGACTTCGTGAAGAACAACGACGTCTGGACCGTGACCGAGATCCACGCCGACGGGTCCCTGACAGCCAAGCACCAGGGCCACGCCGGCACGATCACCCTGCCCGCACAGTACGTGCGGGAGAACACGATGCTCGGCTACGCCGCCACCATCCACCGCACCCAGGGTCTCACGTGCGACACCACCCACGCACTGATCGGCTCCGGCCTCTCCCGCTCCCTGGCCTACGTCGCCGCGTCCCGTGGACGGGAATCGAACCACCTTTACGGCGTGGTCCAGGAAGGCGAAACCCTGGCCGACGTGCTGCGGTCCGTGGCGGGAAACCACGACGGGAACCTCACCGCACACGAGCAGATCGACGCTGCCCGCGCAGCCGCACGGGCACTGCCGGACATGGTCAACGTCTACAAAGACATTGACGACCAGGCCAACGAACTGCGGATGGCCAACACCGCCCGCCAAATCCTGGGCGAAGGCGCTGCAGAGCCGTTCATCGGCTCGGACGCCTGGGGCGCGATAGCCACCCACCTGCGCAAGGCCGAGAACGAAGGCTTCAACGTCCCCAACCTCCTCACCGACGCCGCCCGGGATCCGTTAGAGGAATCCCAGGACGCCGGGGCCGTCCTGGCCTGGCGCGTGGAGGACAAACTGGACTACTGGCGCACCCGCGCCGAAGCACCCGTGCGCCGTCCCCTGGAAGCCGTCAGTGATGAAGCACTCGAACGCCTCCAGCGCCGCGCAACCGGTGAGATGATGCGCGCCCAGGCCAACGCCGGCCAGAACTCGGCAGGCCCCGCAGCCGACCGCCGATCCCTGGCCCGGAACTGGTTGGCCGAGACGAAGGAAACCCCCTGGCAGTCCCGGCTCCACGGCCACGTCGGCGACGATGACCTGGAGGCACGGATCACCCGCGCCAAGGAACAGCTCCGCACCGATGACACGATCAACGATCCCTCCGCGGCCGCGAAGGCCCGCTGGCTTGCCGGGTCCCTGCAGAAGGAGAAGGCGTTGCGGGAGCTGATGCCTGAGCCCGTCCGCGCGGATGAAGCCTACGAACGCGGTGCGGTCACCAACTACACCCGGGACGAGAACACACCCCGGGTCCGTGCAGCTGACCAGATCCTCCGCCGGATCGAGGCTGAGCAGATGCTGCGCCGGCGCTTGCCCGAACACGCGGCAACGGTCACGGCCGCGGACGGTCTGCCGGCATGGATGGCACCGGCCGACGTCATCACCCACAAGGACACCCCGGCACTGTGGCGCAAGGAACTCGAAGGACGCCGCGAGGTCATGGCCCAGGAGGTCAACCGTCTCGGATCCCGGCTGGCCGCCGCGCCGCCGGCGTGGGCCGAAGCCCTTGGGCCTGTCCCCTCCGATACCGCCAAGCAGCAGCAGTGGCGGGACCTGGCCGTGGAGGTCAAGACCTTCCGTGACACCTACCGGATCCCGGAGACGGAAACGACGGTCCTGCCCGCCGAGTACACCGAAAAGGGAACCGGTGGCGAGCTGAGAGCACGCGTCACCGCCATGCACAAATACTCCGCCCAGACGTCCAAGGAACCGCTGTCGGTCGACGACGCCAAACTGATGGCCGATGCCGCCGAGGTCCAGGCAACGGTGGCCACCGAACCGACACCGGCAGAACGCGTGGTGGACGTACTGCGGGAGGAACGTTCCCAGGACGTCACCCTGACGCCGGAGCAGGAACGGGATGAACACGTTGCTGCTACGGCCCGGAAGGTCCGTGAGAACCTGGACGGCCGCCAGGGGGCACCGGCGCCGGAGCATGCTCCGGAAGCCGTCAACGAGGCGTTGAAGGACATTGCCGCCCGCCGGGAGGAAGAGCGCTCCACCGGCGAAGTTGCTGGCGGGGAAGCCAAGAAGTCATGGCAGGAAAGGTTGGCAGCGGCACAGCAGAAGCAGCCTGCCGCCACGAATGACTTTGCCGAGAAACTGGCCCAGATCCGCAAGGCCCAGGAAGACCACGTCGCCGAGGAAGCGAAGCGTAAGGCTGCACGCCGCGGACCCACTACCGGCCCGGAACAGGGACGCCGCGGACCCAGCCTGTAG
- the istA gene encoding IS21 family transposase, producing MVRKIKAKLVLQFRNQGLSGRAISSAQGMSRHSVQAVIEAADRAGLGWDDVADLSDGEVYLALFPGRGVRESVFMQPDWGQVHRELARVGVTLKLLHQEYVDASGRAGQASMSYDRFCRLYGDHAMVTGASSRVGHKAGRSIEVDWSGPTMQLVDPATGEVSKVYLFVACLPFSRYAFVEACLDMRQDSWLRAHAEMFAFFGGTVPRLVPDNLKTGVISHPREGEVVLNDAYREMAAHYSAAVLPGRVRHPKDKASVENTVSHVATWVIAGLRKEVFTSLAQLRRRIREQIDAYNRQPFQKREGSRLSVFTAEEKPVLQPLPAVAFEISTWTYGRKVGRNGHVVWAKNFYSVPFAHIGSNVDLRVTETMLEIYRSDERLTSHLLLPATTANQHQTNEADLPEGRSWQAWDRARIDEWALRMGPATVTVISKIFESVRVEEAGYDPALAVLRLSRRFSPARVEAASQLALRGSIRSPRYAHLRPILDTGQDKTGIVPDEPEGDDGGYVRGGAYYAGGAR from the coding sequence ATGGTACGGAAGATCAAGGCGAAACTGGTTTTGCAGTTTCGCAATCAAGGCCTATCGGGCAGGGCTATCTCGTCTGCTCAGGGCATGTCTCGGCACAGCGTTCAGGCGGTGATCGAGGCTGCTGATCGGGCAGGGCTCGGCTGGGATGACGTTGCTGATTTGTCTGATGGTGAGGTTTATCTGGCGCTATTTCCCGGCCGCGGGGTGCGCGAGAGCGTGTTTATGCAGCCGGATTGGGGCCAGGTGCACCGGGAGCTGGCCAGGGTTGGGGTGACGTTGAAGCTGCTGCACCAGGAGTACGTCGACGCATCCGGTCGGGCGGGGCAAGCGTCGATGAGTTATGACCGGTTCTGCAGGCTTTATGGCGATCACGCGATGGTCACTGGCGCCTCGTCCCGGGTCGGCCACAAGGCTGGCCGCAGCATCGAGGTCGACTGGTCTGGGCCGACGATGCAGCTGGTCGATCCGGCAACGGGAGAGGTCTCGAAGGTGTATTTGTTCGTCGCGTGTCTGCCGTTCAGCAGGTATGCGTTCGTGGAGGCGTGCCTGGATATGCGGCAGGATTCGTGGCTGCGCGCGCATGCGGAGATGTTCGCGTTCTTCGGCGGCACGGTCCCGCGGCTCGTGCCCGACAATCTCAAGACCGGGGTGATCTCTCATCCGCGCGAGGGCGAGGTCGTGCTCAATGACGCGTATCGGGAGATGGCGGCGCATTATTCAGCGGCGGTACTACCGGGCCGAGTGAGGCACCCGAAGGACAAGGCGAGCGTGGAAAACACTGTCTCGCACGTCGCCACCTGGGTGATTGCCGGGTTGAGGAAAGAGGTGTTCACGAGCCTGGCGCAGTTGCGGAGACGGATTCGGGAGCAGATCGATGCCTATAACAGGCAGCCGTTCCAGAAGCGGGAGGGCTCCCGGCTGAGCGTGTTCACCGCCGAGGAGAAGCCGGTGTTGCAACCGCTGCCGGCGGTGGCGTTCGAGATCAGCACCTGGACCTATGGGCGCAAAGTTGGGCGCAACGGCCACGTGGTCTGGGCGAAGAACTTTTACTCCGTGCCGTTCGCGCACATCGGCTCGAATGTTGATCTTCGTGTCACGGAGACCATGCTGGAGATCTATCGCAGCGATGAGCGCCTCACCAGCCACCTGCTGCTGCCAGCGACGACGGCGAACCAGCATCAGACGAACGAGGCGGACCTTCCGGAGGGTCGCAGCTGGCAGGCGTGGGACCGGGCCCGGATCGATGAATGGGCGTTGCGGATGGGCCCGGCAACCGTGACGGTGATCAGCAAGATCTTCGAGTCCGTGCGGGTCGAGGAGGCCGGCTACGACCCCGCGCTGGCGGTGCTGCGCCTGTCCCGCCGGTTCTCCCCGGCCCGGGTGGAAGCGGCCAGCCAGCTCGCGCTGCGGGGGTCGATACGATCGCCCCGCTACGCCCACCTGCGGCCGATCCTGGATACCGGGCAGGACAAAACCGGGATCGTCCCTGATGAGCCGGAGGGAGACGATGGCGGATACGTGCGGGGCGGCGCCTACTACGCCGGAGGGGCTCGATGA